GGATCGGCGCGGCTCGACCGCGATGCAGCTTCGGGGCCCGGCGGGGCGGGGAAGGGTACCCGCGGCCGGGTCGCCCCGGTCGGAGCGGGCCCAGGCGCTGCCACGCGGACGAGAATCGCCCCCGGTCCGCATGGCCGGGGGCGATTCTTGATTCCCGCAGGTGCCTTCACGCCGCCTGGTGCTTGACGTCGTCGCGGATCCGGTCCACGAACTCGTCCCACCCCTCCCCCGGCTCCTGCTGAACGGCTCCGTGGCGGTGCAGCACCCGGATGATCTCCTCCGTGCCCATCCCGAACGCCCTTTCCAGCGTCGGCAGGCTCACGCCGTCCCGGTACATCGAGCAGATCGACTGTTCCTGCGTGTCGTTCGAGTTCTGCATGCCATCCTCCTGGAGTGACTGCCAGCTCAATCGACGGGCCGCGCGACCGCCCCCGGGATCGTGACGGGGCGCCCCAGCTCGCGGAGCGCGGCCTCCCGCACGCTCCCGCCCGCGACGTACCGCACCTCCGCCCGCCCGATGTCGTCCGGGGAGGGCGGGAACGCGGCCGTGGCCGGGTCGTGCGGACGGACGAGGAGCGCCGTCGCCATCAGGGCGACCCCGATCCCCTGGAGCACGCGCGCGGCTCCCACCGGATCGGGGATCTCCCCCATCCACCGCCCCGCGTTGCGGGCGAAGAGCGGGCTCCCGAAGAACAGAAGCAGACCCAGGGAGCCCAGCGCGAGCGTTCCCACGAGCGTACTTCCCTCACGTGGCTGATCGTCATCGCGAGATGGAGGAGCCGGAGGCGTGCGCCTCCGGCTCCTCCCGCTGGGTGGCGACCCGGGTGGGAGCTACCGGTTCCCGCCGGTGTTCGCCTCGACCCGCTGCTGCCCGCCGCCGTCCTGGACCTGGATCCGGCGGCGCTTGGCCTTCTCGCTCTTGGGGATGGTGACGTTCAGCACTCCGCCCTCGAAGCGGGCCTCGATGCGCTCCTGCTCCACCTCGCGGGGCAGGACGAAGCTGCGGCTGAACTTGCCGTAGCGGCGCTCCGAGAGGTGCCAGGTGTCGCGCTCGTCGCCCTCGGTGCGCGCCTCGCGCTTCTCACCGCTGATGGTGAGGACGTTGTTCTCCATGTCGACGCTCACGTCGTCCGCCTTGATCCCCGGGAGCTCCACCACCACCCGGATCTCGTTCTCCGTCTCCACCACGTCGGCCTCCGGGATCCGGAGCATGTCGCCCATCCGTCCGCCCCGGCCCTGCATCGGGCCAAGGAAGTCCTCGAGCATCGGACGGAACAGGTCGGTGGCGGGACGATAGGGAGTGATTGCCATGGTTACCTCCTCTGTAAGCAAAGCAACTGTGACAGATCCGCGGCCCTTTCCGCGGGAGCGCGTGCCGTAAATGCAACCAGCGTACCAGTTTGCGGGCGTGCTACCCTGCCGGAACGACGCCCCGGCTTGCCGAAGCGACCGCGGGAACTGCAAGGGTGGCAGACCCGGCGAGCCACCGCTGCATGGGAGTCCGTACCGGCGCTCTTGACGCCGGCGCATTTCGCGTTATAGTTGCTAATATGAAAGGGGCCGAGGAGCGTCGTCCGTATCGGATGCAGGCGCGCGCGCGAGCCGCCGAGGAGACGCGCGTGCGGATCCTGGAAGCGACGCTCTCGCTCTCCCGGGAGCGGTTCTACGACGAGATCACGCTCCAGGAGATCGCCGGGATCGCGGGGGTCTCGCTCCAGACGGTGATCCGGCGCTTCGGCTCCAAGGAGGGGCTCCTCCGGGCGGTGGGCGAATACGTCACGCCCGCGATCGAGGCGATGCGCGTGGCCGTTCCCCCCGGCGACATCGACGGGGTGGTGCGCGCGCTGATCCCGCACTACGAGCAGGACGGCGACGCGACCACCCGCCTGCTGGCCGTGGAGGACCGGATCCCGGCCGTGAAGGAGGCGCTCCGCTACGGGAAGGAGTTCCACCGGGGCTGGATCGTACGCACCTTCGCCGGCGCGCTGCCGGAGCCGGATGCTCCGGACTACCCGCGGCGCCTGGCGCTCCTCGTGGCGGCCACCGACGTGACCACCTGGAAGCTCCTGCGCCGCGACCAGGGGCTTTCCGAGGCGGAGACCGCCCGGGCCATGCGCGAGATGCTGGAGCGCCTCACCCGGTCCGACTGATCCCCCGGCGCTTCGGCGCCCTCCCCGCTCCACCGCGTCGCCCAGGATCGTACCATGTCCCGGACCTCCGCCGCCGTCCCGCGCCGCTACCTCTTCGTTCTCTGGGAGGGCGGCGGCAACGTCCCCCCGCAGCTCACCCTCGCCCGGAAGCTCCTCCAGCGCGGGCACCGGGTGCGCGTACTGGCGGATCCGTGCATCCGGGAAGACGCGGAGGCCGCGGGGTGCACCTTCGTCCCGTTCACCCGGGCGCCCCACCGGCACGACCGCACCGTGGAGAGCGACATCATCCGGGACTGGGAGGCGAGGACCCCGCTGCAGGCGTTCGCGCGGCTCCGCGACCGGATCATGTTCGGACCCGCGCTCCGGTACGCGGAGGACGTGCTGGAGGAGCTCGGCCGGGAAGCCGCGGACGTGGTCGCCGTGGACTACACCCTCCTGGGGGCGGCCTCCGGTGCCGAGAGGGCGGGTGTGCCGGTGGCGCTGATGGTGCACACCGTCTATCAGTTCCCGTCCCCGGGGATGCCGGCGCCCGGCCCCGGCTTCCTCCCGATGGGGGGTCCCCTGGGGAGGGTGCGGGACGCGCTCTTCGGGCGGCTCTTCCTCCGGGTCTTCGCCACCGGTCTTCCGGTGCTCAACCAGGCCCGCGCCGCGCTCGGCCTGGAACCGCTCCGCGACCTGTGGCAGGCGATCGAAGGCGCGGACCGCGCCCTGGTCCTCACGAGCCGCGCCTTCGACTACGAGGCCGCGGCGCTCCCCGCCAACGTCCGCTACGTGGGACCCCAGGTGGAGGACCCCGCGTGGACCGGTCCCTGGGAATCGCCCTGGCCGTCGGACCACCCGGATCCGCTGGTGGTGGTCAGCCTGAGCACCACGCCGCAGGGGCAGGCCGGTCTC
This DNA window, taken from Longimicrobiaceae bacterium, encodes the following:
- a CDS encoding Hsp20/alpha crystallin family protein — encoded protein: MAITPYRPATDLFRPMLEDFLGPMQGRGGRMGDMLRIPEADVVETENEIRVVVELPGIKADDVSVDMENNVLTISGEKREARTEGDERDTWHLSERRYGKFSRSFVLPREVEQERIEARFEGGVLNVTIPKSEKAKRRRIQVQDGGGQQRVEANTGGNR
- a CDS encoding TetR/AcrR family transcriptional regulator translates to MQARARAAEETRVRILEATLSLSRERFYDEITLQEIAGIAGVSLQTVIRRFGSKEGLLRAVGEYVTPAIEAMRVAVPPGDIDGVVRALIPHYEQDGDATTRLLAVEDRIPAVKEALRYGKEFHRGWIVRTFAGALPEPDAPDYPRRLALLVAATDVTTWKLLRRDQGLSEAETARAMREMLERLTRSD
- a CDS encoding nucleotide disphospho-sugar-binding domain-containing protein; this encodes MSRTSAAVPRRYLFVLWEGGGNVPPQLTLARKLLQRGHRVRVLADPCIREDAEAAGCTFVPFTRAPHRHDRTVESDIIRDWEARTPLQAFARLRDRIMFGPALRYAEDVLEELGREAADVVAVDYTLLGAASGAERAGVPVALMVHTVYQFPSPGMPAPGPGFLPMGGPLGRVRDALFGRLFLRVFATGLPVLNQARAALGLEPLRDLWQAIEGADRALVLTSRAFDYEAAALPANVRYVGPQVEDPAWTGPWESPWPSDHPDPLVVVSLSTTPQGQAGLLQRVVDALAGMPVRALVTTGPAVDPESIRAAANVVVRRSAPHARVFREASAVVTHAGHGTVIRALAAGVPLLCLPMGRDQPDIAARVVHRGAGVRLSPRAGVPALRKALVRVLEEPGFRERAAAISRTIAEEVRRDDAVGELEALASRSAAA